One segment of Carya illinoinensis cultivar Pawnee chromosome 1, C.illinoinensisPawnee_v1, whole genome shotgun sequence DNA contains the following:
- the LOC122309154 gene encoding GATA transcription factor 5-like — translation MLDVEMEYCVEVRAFKSSLLGELAMKSTQQVTLEDCLGASGVPSEDFSIDDLLDLSNAEFEDGYVVEQEEEEEEVEKGSLLGCSSQDQADEDSSNSTNFSGTVEFESHLANELVVPDDDLVEIEWVSRIVNDSLLDFSLSYAAGK, via the exons ATGCTGGACGTAGAAATGGAGTACTGCGTCGAAGTGAGAGCGTTCAAATCAAGTTTACTTGGAGAATTGGCCATGAAGTCGACGCAGCAGGTGACGTTGGAGGACTGCTTGGGTGCTAGCGGGGTTCCTAGTGAAGATTTCTCCATCGACGACCTTCTGGACTTGTCGAATGCCGAGTTTGAAGATGGGTACGTCGTGGaacaagaagaggaagaggaagaagtggAGAAAGGTTCTCTTTTGGGTTGTTCCTCTCAAGACCAGGCCGATGAGGATAGTTCCAATTCTACAAATTTCTCCGGCACAGTTGAGTTTGAGTCTCATCTTGCCAACGAGCTTGTCGTTCCG GATGATGATTTGGTGGAGATAGAATGGGTTTCTCGCATCGTGAACGATTCTCTACTGGATTTCTCTCTTTCGTACGCTGCCGGGAAATAG
- the LOC122309162 gene encoding UDP-galactose/UDP-glucose transporter 2-like → MKNEEQARSLFGISLTVRPRWQQFLICSAGFFFGYIVNGICEEYVYNRLQFSYGWYFTFVQGFVYLFLLYLQGFTPKQMVNPWKTYVKLSAVLMGSHGLTRGSLAFLNYPAQLMFKSTKVLPVMIMGAFIPGLRRKYPPHEYISAILLVVGLILFTLADAQTSPNFSVIGVIMVSGALIMDSFLGNLQEAIFNMNPETTQAEMLFCSTVVGLPFLIPPMLVTGELFKAWASCSKHPYVYGVLVFEAMATFIGQVSVLSLVALFGAATTAMVTTARKAVTLLLSYMIFTKPLTEQHGTGLLLIAMGITMKLLPDNKPNKRVTSSTSSASAKNLAKPSSTDHDEIIEIENVGQDEEKRPLV, encoded by the exons ATGAAGAACGAGGAGCAAGCACGGTCTTTGTTTGGGATTTCCCTCACTGTCAGACCCAGATGGCAACAGTTCCTCATCTGCTCTGCTGGGTTCTTCTTTGGCTATATAGTCAATGGTATCTGCGag GAATATGTGTACAACAGGCTCCAATTCAG ctATGGTTGGTATTTCACATTTGTTCAAGGATTCGTCTACCTGTTTCTGCTTTATCTTCAAGGCTTCACCCCCAAGCAGATGGTGAACCCATGGAAGACTTATGTGAAACTCTCTGCTGTACTTATGGGTTCCCATGGACTTACAAGAGGGTCTCTGGCTTTCCTTAACTACCCTGCACAACTCATGTTCAAATCCACAAAG GTTCTACCTGTCATGATAATGGGTGCATTCATACCCGGTCTCAGGCGGAAATACCCACCTCACGAATACATATCCGCGATACTTTTGGTTGTGGGTTTGATCCTCTTCACCTTAGCTGATGCACAAACCTCCCCAAACTTCAGTGTAATTGGTGTTATAATGGTATCCGGTGCTCTAATCATGGATTCCTTTTTGGGTAATTTGCAAGAAGCAATCTTTAACATGAATCCTGAAACTACCCAG GCTGAGATGCTGTTTTGCTCAACTGTTGTTGGCTTGCCTTTTTTGATCCCACCAATGCTTGTAACTGGAGAATTATTCAAAGCATGGGCTTCATGCTCAAAG CATCCATACGTTTATGGCGTGCTGGTGTTTGAAGCCATGGCCACGTTTATTGGCCAAGTTTCAGTCCTCTCCCTCGTTGCCCTCTTTGGTGCTGCCACCACCGCCATG GTGACAACAGCAAGAAAGGCAGTGACATTGTTACTTTCATACATGATATTTACCAAGCCATTGACAGAGCAACATGGGACTGGGCTTCTGTTGATAGCCATGGGAATCACAATGAAGCTCTTGCCTGATAACAAACCAAACAAGAGGGTCACCTCCAGTACCTCCTCTGCCAGTGCCAAGAATCTTGCGAAGCCTTCTAGCACTGATCATGACGAGATAATCGAAATAGAAAATGTAGGACAAGATGAAGAAAAGAGGCCCCTAGTCTGA